A genome region from Scyliorhinus canicula chromosome 16, sScyCan1.1, whole genome shotgun sequence includes the following:
- the LOC119979736 gene encoding protein atonal homolog 7-like, whose amino-acid sequence MKSSLPASTSGAAPGSESNGCPVERVQSCARRRMAANARERRRMQGLNTAFDRLRKVVPQWGQDKKLSKYETLQMALSYIMALTRILTEAERCNSDTRWIHIQYGHIQASEDIPAYLGQAAQKEQCYTDRIFPFNQESFQIIN is encoded by the coding sequence ATGAAATCCAGTCTGCCAGCCTCCACCTCGGGAGCTGCCCCAGGTTCTGAATCAAACGGGTGCcctgtggagagggtgcagagctgTGCCCGCAGGAGAATGGCAGCGAATGCCCGGGAGAGGAGGCGCATGCAGGGACTTAACACCGCCTTTGACCGCCTCCGCAAAGTGGTGCCACAGTGGGGGCAAGACAAAAAACTTTCCAAGTACGAGACTCTGCAGATGGCCCTGAGCTACATCATGGCCCTGACCCGGATCCTGACTGAGGCGGAGCGCTGCAACAGCGACACGCGCTGGATTCACATCCAGTATGGACACATCCAGGCCAGCGAGGACATCCCGGCATACCTGGGGCAGGCAGCCCAGAAGGAGCAATGTTACACAGACAGAATCTTCCCCTTCAACCAGGAGAGCTTCCAGATCATCAACTGA